A genomic region of Enterococcus sp. 12C11_DIV0727 contains the following coding sequences:
- the guaC gene encoding GMP reductase, translating to MKVFDYEDVQLIPNKCIVNSRSECDTVVKLGKHTFKMPVVPANMQTIIDDEIAEFLAKNNYFYIMHRFDENARIPFIEKMNAKGLITSISVGVKEAEYGFVEELAKRNLVPDYVTIDIAHGHSNAVINMIQHLKKHLPETFVIAGNVGTPEAVRELENAGADATKVGIGPGKVCITKIKTGFGTGGWQLAALRWCAKAARKPIIADGGIRTPGDVAKSVRFGATMVMIGSLFAGHEESPGETKVENGIVYKEYFGSASEFQKGEKKNVEGKKIWIQHKGSLADTLVEMQQDLQSSISYAGGRDLEAIRKVDYVIVKNSIFNGDTI from the coding sequence ATGAAAGTTTTTGATTACGAAGATGTCCAGTTGATCCCAAATAAGTGTATCGTGAACAGTCGTTCAGAATGTGATACAGTTGTAAAATTAGGGAAACATACCTTTAAAATGCCAGTGGTACCTGCGAATATGCAGACGATCATTGATGATGAAATTGCAGAATTTTTAGCTAAAAATAATTATTTTTATATTATGCATCGTTTCGATGAAAATGCACGTATTCCATTTATCGAAAAAATGAATGCCAAAGGCTTGATCACATCTATCAGTGTTGGTGTAAAGGAAGCTGAGTATGGGTTTGTAGAAGAATTAGCTAAACGTAATTTGGTTCCTGATTATGTAACGATCGATATTGCACATGGTCATTCAAATGCCGTAATCAATATGATTCAGCATTTGAAAAAACATTTACCAGAAACATTCGTTATCGCTGGTAATGTGGGAACACCTGAAGCGGTTCGTGAACTAGAAAATGCAGGAGCCGATGCAACAAAAGTCGGCATTGGTCCTGGTAAAGTTTGTATCACTAAAATCAAGACAGGATTTGGAACTGGCGGCTGGCAATTAGCAGCACTACGTTGGTGTGCAAAAGCAGCTAGAAAACCAATTATTGCTGATGGCGGGATTCGTACGCCAGGTGATGTAGCAAAATCAGTACGCTTTGGCGCAACGATGGTGATGATTGGCTCATTATTTGCAGGTCATGAGGAATCACCGGGTGAAACAAAAGTAGAAAACGGGATTGTTTATAAAGAATACTTCGGTAGTGCTTCTGAATTTCAAAAGGGTGAAAAGAAAAATGTTGAAGGAAAGAAAATCTGGATCCAACATAAAGGTAGTTTGGCGGATACGCTAGTAGAAATGCAGCAAGATTTACAATCTTCCATTTCTTATGCTGGTGGCCGTGATCTTGAAGCGATTCGTAAAGTAGACTATGTGATCGTTAAAAATTCAATATTTAATGGTGATACAATTTAA
- a CDS encoding PadR family transcriptional regulator yields MIGSDAIRGYNDTFILSVLQEGDSYGYAISKRITEISENNYSIKETTLYSAFNRLEKNGFIASFPGQITHGKKRTYYKITTSGQTYLEEKIAEWTLTKKVVERFIKEEK; encoded by the coding sequence ATGATCGGAAGTGATGCAATCAGAGGCTATAACGATACATTTATTTTGTCTGTATTGCAGGAAGGTGATTCATACGGTTATGCCATTTCTAAAAGAATCACGGAAATTTCTGAGAATAACTATTCAATTAAAGAAACGACATTGTATTCAGCCTTTAATCGTTTAGAAAAAAATGGATTTATAGCCTCTTTTCCAGGTCAAATCACACATGGGAAAAAAAGAACATACTATAAAATCACAACATCTGGACAAACCTATTTAGAGGAAAAGATAGCAGAGTGGACACTTACAAAAAAAGTCGTTGAACGCTTCATCAAGGAGGAAAAGTAA